Within Montipora foliosa isolate CH-2021 chromosome 3, ASM3666993v2, whole genome shotgun sequence, the genomic segment AACAACAATAAGATGAATTGGTTAATTATACGTGTGAAATCCGAATGGAAAAATAAGGAATATGGCCAATATTGCGTTGTAAATCACTAATCTCTTTTGATTGAAGAAAAGGAAGTGTTTCCTTTGGGGAAAAACAACAGCTGAAAACCAGACTTTCATCTGTGTTACACGTTAACTATGCGGTTACTATCACTGTGGTTGATTTCATAAGACTTACTCGGATGATGCATATCGCAATACAGTACTTAAACATCTTCGTCATAATAGAAACATTGCCGTTTGCTGATAGTGATAATTTTCCACTACATTTATTTTCGGTACTAAAAGAGACAATATTTGTGAAGACATCTTGAACAGATCATTATTAATTTCAATAAGCTTACATCCAAAGGATGAGTTGTAAAAAAATTGCAACCGTGTATTGCAATCTGAAAATCGTTTCAATATTACGTTGTTACaccattttatgtaaaatattTCGTGGTGATTTAGATAGAGATTGTTATAAGACATTTATTTATCGGCCCGAGTGCTTAGTAGTTCATCAAATTTTGTCCATTCCAGCGGAACATGACAATCCGGAAACCAACAGCCCGCAACTCCTGACAGAAATTTTCATAAAATAGTAGGTGAACAtcagtaaaattaattttaatttatcacTGTAACGCTTCAGCGATTCTTTTCGAACGGAAAAAAACAGCATAGCAAATACTCAATGTTCAACACAAACACATTAATATATCCATGCGTAGGAAATTGCATTGTCAAACGTGACACAAAAGTAGAAAGATTTCAATTTTTGCAAACTGAGACGGCAAATAATTGAATAATTGTTCAGCAACTGAAAAGAAGTGTTGTCTTGGTAACTGCTTTGGTCGTCATTTCGTGCATCTAAAATCACACAATCACAAAATGGAGGAATCAGCAAGAGATGAGGTGGACTGCAATCAGACTGAAAGTACGGAAACTATCATTGCTAAAGTGCGAACGTTTCTGCGAGAAGGGTGTGGATGTCATCGAGGATTAACAGGTGGTCAGTGTTGCAATGATTTTTCACAAGAAACCGTCCTAAATAATGTATACAACTGCCTGGAATTATCTCACAGAGAGTTGGATTTGGTCATCTTAGCACATGTTCAAGCTTTTACGGCGGCCGAAGCGACcggcgaaaaaagaaaaagaaatccgCCCTACAGCTTTCTTTACCGGTCTCAACCCATTTGCAAGGAGATGTTTCTCAACCTGTACGGCATCAGTAAATCACGTTTTCAGAGGCTTGTTGATCATTATAATAATCATGGTGTTTCTGTGTGGATGTATGGAAACACCCGGAGGCTACCACACAACACACTACCAAACGCCATTTTTGAAGATGAGCAACTTCGCTGACGAAAATGCTGTTCTGCTTCCAGGAAGGATCCCTGGTTTTAAAGTTGAGGACATTCGGCCTCTCTCATCGAGTGACACTAAGATGCATGTATGGAACGCGTTTACGAGAATTTGTAAGGAGTCAACCAAGCAAGCTGTCAGCTATACGAAATTTATCAACCTGTGGAAGCAATTTCATCCAAACCTTGTCGTGGCTAAGCCTATGGCCGACCTATGCTTTACTTGTCAGCAGAACACATATAAATTACTTCGAGGGGCTAATCTTCCGGAGGAAGAAAAGAGCGAGTGCGTTCAAACACAACAAGCGCAAGCGCACCGCTGACCCGGGATGGAAAAGTTGTCACGCATCATGGCGTTCGGACATGCTGTCCAAACGCTCCTGTTCTTTTGGTTTTTAACCAGGGTTAATCCCTCTCCAGCGAATCAAATTTCTACTGATGACCTGTCTACTAAATCTATGCGCTATACTTTTGCGAGCTACTTGATTTCTGGATGGCATTGGAGCATTTACACCGAACGATTTCTACAACAGCCCTGCTCTCAGACAAAGTTCCTGCATAGGAGAGTAGCTTACTACAATTCAACGGCTACATGTAATCCTGTGTTGCTAAAACTTTCCCTCAGCATGGACGTCCAGCCGAACCCTGGACCTGGAATCCCTAGAAAAAACGCCACTCTACGGTGTTTTCTTCAAAACGCTCGGAGTTTAAAATCTATGCTTAAAGGAGAAACAAGAGACTCTCCTCGGAGATGTAAGCTACAAGATTTTCAGGAGCTCGTTTACAGAAATCGCTTGGACTTAATTGCAGTTACAGAAACTTGGTTAACTTCTGATATTTCTGGTGGAGAGATTCTCTCAAATGGCTATCAGATTTTGAGAAACGATCGTCATGACAGAAAAGGAGGTGGAACGCTACTTGCCATTAATAATTCTTTATCTGCTACACGCATTGATACTGTTGGCCCCATTTCGATTTTGGACTATGTAGCGGCTCAATTGTGCCTTAAGAATGATCGTAAATTAATTGTGATACAGTAGTTATCTACAGACCTCCCGATTCCCCTGCTGactggataaacagctttggaaACGATTCTAATGTTTTGATTCTTGGCGACTTCAACATGCCCAACATTAACTGGATCGAGGGCTCTGGATTCTCGAATGCATTAGATCTGGCTGATTTTTGTGACTTTCTTGGTgacaaaaatttatttcaacTAGTCACTGAGCCGACCAGAGCTCACAATATCTTGGATCTTGTTATTACTAATATGGAGGATTCTATTTCAAGTTTAGAAGTTTCCAAAGACTTGTCTATTCCATCAGACCATTATTCCGTGATATTTGACTTGTAAATTTCCCACtggaaaataaaatcaagtttaaGAGTTGTTTACAACTTTAAGAAAGGAGACTTTGATTCCTTGAGGTCACTGCTTAAATCAACGTCTTTTGATGACATTTTTCAGAACAATGACATTGAAACTTTCTGTTCTACTTGGAAACAAAGATTTATTGAAGCCGGCGACAAATGTATTCCCAAGTTAAGGCTGAAAAGCGCAAACACTTCACCGTGGATTGATGGTGAAGTCATTCATTCTATTAATAAGCGCAACACCTTGAGAAGAAAAGCAGCTAAAAATAATACCACAGGCGTATGGGAAAGAGTGAAGCAATTGCGTCGGGAAACAAAATACCTTATCAGAGCCAAATTTAACGGCTATGTACAGAAGCTCACTTCAAGCGCTTCTGGACTCAACAAGAATAAGATTTGGTCCTTTTTTAAGGCTAAGACCAGTAAGGGTTCAATACCCGCAACTGTTGTGCACAATGGGATAAAGTTATCTTCTCTTGATAAAGCGGAAGCTTTTAATAACTTCTTTGCTTCCA encodes:
- the LOC137994216 gene encoding uncharacterized protein, whose translation is MEESARDEVDCNQTESTETIIAKVRTFLREGCGCHRGLTGVVIYRPPDSPADWINSFGNDSNVLILGDFNMPNINWIEGSGFSNALDLADFCDFLGDKNLFQLVTEPTRAHNILDLVITNMEDSISSLEVSKDLSIPSDHYSNNDIETFCSTWKQRFIEAGDKCIPKLRLKSANTSPWIDGEVIHSINKRNTLRRKAAKNNTTGVWERVKQLRRETKYLIRAKFNGYVQKLTSSASGLNKNKIWSFFKAKTSKGSIPATVVHNGIKLSSLDKAEAFNNFFASTFQQPSLSSALPSIHPVTTSLLSDIQFIVPEVLQNLLSLDVSKSAGPYGIPARLLRECAVQIAPSLTDLYNLSLSSGKIPTELKTANLRRSNT